Proteins found in one Arachis stenosperma cultivar V10309 chromosome 8, arast.V10309.gnm1.PFL2, whole genome shotgun sequence genomic segment:
- the LOC130944594 gene encoding glutamate receptor 3.3 isoform X1, with the protein MNLFFILCPLLLFFPFLGVSAAANVSSSRPSVANIGAIFTFNSTIGRVAKIAMEQAVKDVNANTSILHGTKLVLQMQDSNCSGFMGMVQSLRFMETDVAAIIGPQSSVVAHIISHVANELRVPLVSFAATDPTLTSLQFPFFVRTTQSDLYQMTAVAEIIDYYGWKEVIAIYLDDDYGRNGVSVLDDQLAARRCKISYKAAIKSGSVDRGEITNLLVQVALMQSRIIVLHTNPDSGFMVFNVAHYLGMTTNGFVWIATDWLSSVLDSTSLPSETMDILQGVLVLRQHTPDSDRKKSFISTWNKLTGGSLGLHSYGLYAYDSVFLLAHALDAFFSQGGIVSCTNYTSLRDDKPGGLNLDAMSIFDNGTLLLKNIEQSDFLGLTGHVKFASDRCLVRPAYDVINVVGTGIHRVGYWSNYSGLSIVPPETLYAKPANKSSANQHLHSVIWPGDTLSKPRGWVFPNNGRQLRIGVPVRVGFREFVSPVQGTDMFKGFSIDVFTAAVNLLPYAVPYHFVPFGSGRENPSYTQLVNLIATGYFDGAVGDIAIITNRTKIVDFTQPYAASGLVVVAPFKKINSGGWSFLRPFTPLMWTVTACFFFFVGIVVWILEHRINDEFRGPPKQQFITILWFSLSTLFFSHRENTMSTLGRLVVLIWLFVVLIINSSYTASLTSILTVQQLSSPISGIDSLKNSNEHIGFQVGSFAEHYLVEDIGISENRLVRLGSPEAYAKALQLGSKNGGVGAIVDERPYIEIFLSTQCTFKIVGQEFTRSGWGFAFPRDSPLAVDLSTAILQLSETGDLQRIHDKWMTRSSCSLDNAEIDSDRLQLKSFWGLFLLCGLACFIALVIHFVQIMVRMWHAPPPEAASNGSSISGRFQRFLSLIDEKEESPRSERRKRNGDEGSAADHQLDGRHTKRIQFDLTPNSNR; encoded by the exons ATGaatttgttttttattctttgtccgttgttgttgttcttcccCTTTTTGGGAGTATCTGCTGCTGCAAATGTCTCGTCCTCAAGACCTTCTGTCGCGAACATTGGGGCGATCTTCACCTTCAATTCCACAATTGGGAGAGTGGCTAAAATTGCCATGGAGCAAGCAGTGAAGGATGTCAATGCCAACACCAGCATCCTTCATGGAACAAAGCTTGTCCTCCAAATGCAAGATTCCAATTGTAGTGGTTTCATGGGCATGGTTCAAT CTTTGCGGTTCATGGAGACTGATGTAGCTGCTATAATAGGTCCCCAATCTTCTGTTGTAGCTCACATCATATCCCATGTTGCGAATGAGCTTCGAGTTCCTCTGGTGTCGTTTGCCGCCACAGATCCTACTCTTACCTCCCTGCAGTTCCCATTCTTTGTGAGGACAACACAGAGTGATTTGTATCAAATGACTGCAGTTGCGGAGATCATAGACTATTATGGTTGGAAGGAGGTGATTGCCATCTATTTAGATGATGATTATGGACGAAATGGTGTTTCTGTGTTGGATGATCAGCTGGCTGCTCGGCGCTGCAAAATATCCTACAAGGCTGCAATCAAATCTGGATCAGTTGACCGGGGAGAGATCACGAATTTGCTTGTGCAAGTGGCTCTGATGCAATCTCGGATCATTGTTCTTCATACAAATCCTGATTCTGGATTTATGGTCTTCAATGTGGCGCATTATCTTGGGATGACAACCAATGGCTTTGTCTGGATAGCCACGGATTGGCTGTCATCTGTCTTGGATTCTACTTCTCTACCTTCAGAAACAATGGATATTCTTCAAGGAGTACTTGTTTTGCGCCAACATACACCCGATTCTGATAGAAAGAAATCATTTATCTCTACATGGAACAAGTTAACTGGCGGCTCTTTGGGGCTACATTCCTATGGTCTCTATGCTTATGATTCTGTCTTTCTGTTAGCGCACGCTCTCGATGCATTCTTTAGTCAGGgtgggattgtttcgtgtaccAACTACACTAGTTTGCGCGATGATAAGCCTGGTGGTCTTAACCTTGATGCTATGAGCATTTTTGACAATGGAACACTTCTGCTGAAGAACATAGAGCAGAGTGATTTTCTTGGATTAACAGGTCATGTGAAATTTGCATCAGACAGATGCCTTGTTCGTCCTGCATATGATGTTATCAATGTGGTTGGAACTGGCATTCATCGGGTAGGTTACTGGTCGAACTATTCTGGTCTCTCAATTGTGCCTCCAGAGACATTGTATGCTAAGCCGGCTAATAAATCAAGTGCAAACCAGCACCTTCATAGTGTCATATGGCCTGGAGATACATTATCAAAACCCCGTGGATGGGTTTTCCCAAATAATGGAAGGCAATTGAGAATTGGTGTGCCTGTTCGAGTTGGTTTCCGCGAATTTGTTTCGCCGGTGCAGGGAACTGATATGTTTAAAGGTTTCTCTATTGATGTATTCACTGCAGCTGTGAACTTGTTACCATATGCTGTTCCATACCACTTTGTCCCATTTGGAAGTGGCCGCGAGAATCCAAGCTACACACAACTTGTCAATTTAATTGCCACAGGT TACTTTGATGGTGCTGTTGGTGACATTGCCATCATCACGAATCGGACAAAGATTGTAGATTTCACACAGCCATATGCTGCATCTGGACTAGTTGTGGTGGCCCCTTTTAAGAAAATCAATTCTGGAGGATGGTCTTTCCTTCGGCCATTCACACCACTTATGTGGACTGTGACTgcttgtttcttctttttcgttggAATAGTTGTATGGATTCTGGAACACAGGATCAATGATGAGTTCAGAGGCCCACCAAAACAACAATTCATAACAATTTTATG GTTTAGCCTTTCAACTCTCTTCTTTTCCCATA GAGAGAATACCATGAGCACTCTCGGCAGATTGGTGGTTCTGATCTGGCTGTTTGTAGTGTTGATCATAAACTCCAGCTACACTGCAAGTTTAACATCCATACTCACTGTGCAGCAGCTATCTTCCCCTATCAGTGGAATAGATAGCTTAAAGAATAGTAATGAACACATAGGATTCCAAGTGGGTTCATTCGCGGAGCACTATTTGGTTGAGGACATCGGGATATCCGAAAATAGACTCGTTCGCCTAGGATCTCCAGAAGCATATGCTAAGGCACTCCAACTTGGTTCTAAGAATGGAGGTGTtggtgccattgttgatgaAAGACCATATATTGAAATCTTCTTATCAACACAATGCACATTCAAAATTGTAGGCCAGGAGTTCACCCGAAGTGGCTGGGGTTTT GCATTCCCTCGCGACTCCCCATTAGCCGTGGATTTGTCAACTGCTATTCTACAACTTTCGGAGACAGGGGATCTGCAGCGGATTCATGATAAGTGGATGACAAGAAGCAGCTGTAGTTTAGATAATGCCGAGATTGATTCGGATAGGCTTCAGTTGAAAAGCTTCTGGGGACTGTTCCTCCTTTGTGGCTTGGCTTGCTTCATAGCTCTTGTCATACATTTTGTGCAAATTATGGTGCGGATGTGGCATGCACCTCCTCCTGAAGCTGCATCTAATGGTAGCTCCATTTCTGGTCGTTTTCAAAGGTTTCTGTCACTGATTGATGAGAAGGAAGAGTCACCAAGGAGTGAGAGAAGAAAGAGGAATGGAGATGAAGGATCTGCTGCTGATCATCAACTTGATGGGAGGCACACAAAGAGGATACAGTTTGATTTAACACCCAACTCAAACAGATAA
- the LOC130944594 gene encoding glutamate receptor 3.3 isoform X2, protein MNLFFILCPLLLFFPFLGVSAAANVSSSRPSVANIGAIFTFNSTIGRVAKIAMEQAVKDVNANTSILHGTKLVLQMQDSNCSGFMGMVQSLRFMETDVAAIIGPQSSVVAHIISHVANELRVPLVSFAATDPTLTSLQFPFFVRTTQSDLYQMTAVAEIIDYYGWKEVIAIYLDDDYGRNGVSVLDDQLAARRCKISYKAAIKSGSVDRGEITNLLVQVALMQSRIIVLHTNPDSGFMVFNVAHYLGMTTNGFVWIATDWLSSVLDSTSLPSETMDILQGVLVLRQHTPDSDRKKSFISTWNKLTGGSLGLHSYGLYAYDSVFLLAHALDAFFSQGGIVSCTNYTSLRDDKPGGLNLDAMSIFDNGTLLLKNIEQSDFLGLTGHVKFASDRCLVRPAYDVINVVGTGIHRVGYWSNYSGLSIVPPETLYAKPANKSSANQHLHSVIWPGDTLSKPRGWVFPNNGRQLRIGVPVRVGFREFVSPVQGTDMFKGFSIDVFTAAVNLLPYAVPYHFVPFGSGRENPSYTQLVNLIATGYFDGAVGDIAIITNRTKIVDFTQPYAASGLVVVAPFKKINSGGWSFLRPFTPLMWTVTACFFFFVGIVVWILEHRINDEFRGPPKQQFITILWFSLSTLFFSHTAIFPYQWNR, encoded by the exons ATGaatttgttttttattctttgtccgttgttgttgttcttcccCTTTTTGGGAGTATCTGCTGCTGCAAATGTCTCGTCCTCAAGACCTTCTGTCGCGAACATTGGGGCGATCTTCACCTTCAATTCCACAATTGGGAGAGTGGCTAAAATTGCCATGGAGCAAGCAGTGAAGGATGTCAATGCCAACACCAGCATCCTTCATGGAACAAAGCTTGTCCTCCAAATGCAAGATTCCAATTGTAGTGGTTTCATGGGCATGGTTCAAT CTTTGCGGTTCATGGAGACTGATGTAGCTGCTATAATAGGTCCCCAATCTTCTGTTGTAGCTCACATCATATCCCATGTTGCGAATGAGCTTCGAGTTCCTCTGGTGTCGTTTGCCGCCACAGATCCTACTCTTACCTCCCTGCAGTTCCCATTCTTTGTGAGGACAACACAGAGTGATTTGTATCAAATGACTGCAGTTGCGGAGATCATAGACTATTATGGTTGGAAGGAGGTGATTGCCATCTATTTAGATGATGATTATGGACGAAATGGTGTTTCTGTGTTGGATGATCAGCTGGCTGCTCGGCGCTGCAAAATATCCTACAAGGCTGCAATCAAATCTGGATCAGTTGACCGGGGAGAGATCACGAATTTGCTTGTGCAAGTGGCTCTGATGCAATCTCGGATCATTGTTCTTCATACAAATCCTGATTCTGGATTTATGGTCTTCAATGTGGCGCATTATCTTGGGATGACAACCAATGGCTTTGTCTGGATAGCCACGGATTGGCTGTCATCTGTCTTGGATTCTACTTCTCTACCTTCAGAAACAATGGATATTCTTCAAGGAGTACTTGTTTTGCGCCAACATACACCCGATTCTGATAGAAAGAAATCATTTATCTCTACATGGAACAAGTTAACTGGCGGCTCTTTGGGGCTACATTCCTATGGTCTCTATGCTTATGATTCTGTCTTTCTGTTAGCGCACGCTCTCGATGCATTCTTTAGTCAGGgtgggattgtttcgtgtaccAACTACACTAGTTTGCGCGATGATAAGCCTGGTGGTCTTAACCTTGATGCTATGAGCATTTTTGACAATGGAACACTTCTGCTGAAGAACATAGAGCAGAGTGATTTTCTTGGATTAACAGGTCATGTGAAATTTGCATCAGACAGATGCCTTGTTCGTCCTGCATATGATGTTATCAATGTGGTTGGAACTGGCATTCATCGGGTAGGTTACTGGTCGAACTATTCTGGTCTCTCAATTGTGCCTCCAGAGACATTGTATGCTAAGCCGGCTAATAAATCAAGTGCAAACCAGCACCTTCATAGTGTCATATGGCCTGGAGATACATTATCAAAACCCCGTGGATGGGTTTTCCCAAATAATGGAAGGCAATTGAGAATTGGTGTGCCTGTTCGAGTTGGTTTCCGCGAATTTGTTTCGCCGGTGCAGGGAACTGATATGTTTAAAGGTTTCTCTATTGATGTATTCACTGCAGCTGTGAACTTGTTACCATATGCTGTTCCATACCACTTTGTCCCATTTGGAAGTGGCCGCGAGAATCCAAGCTACACACAACTTGTCAATTTAATTGCCACAGGT TACTTTGATGGTGCTGTTGGTGACATTGCCATCATCACGAATCGGACAAAGATTGTAGATTTCACACAGCCATATGCTGCATCTGGACTAGTTGTGGTGGCCCCTTTTAAGAAAATCAATTCTGGAGGATGGTCTTTCCTTCGGCCATTCACACCACTTATGTGGACTGTGACTgcttgtttcttctttttcgttggAATAGTTGTATGGATTCTGGAACACAGGATCAATGATGAGTTCAGAGGCCCACCAAAACAACAATTCATAACAATTTTATG GTTTAGCCTTTCAACTCTCTTCTTTTCCCATA CAGCTATCTTCCCCTATCAGTGGAATAGATAG